From a single Bacteroidota bacterium genomic region:
- a CDS encoding O-antigen ligase family protein, producing the protein MLPRQIWFTGFTLVCTSILLFTKSKSIALTPIHWALLVIIILSGFSITYAFNAAEAIYTFNKWLLYASLFTLLLMLLQNGLIDLAIISKAVLVLLVIACGFQVYEFIQKGSFKLLEGKKLYEINSLFGHKNLFSSIVFLCFPFLIYLILQAKKWLQIVSIAVLLIALALLVLIQTKAVLLALVIGIGVSGFALFNHIPISKKVKIVSVLVFIAAIVFLAYIGRNKLTLLSNNDTVKERILLWNNTWQMIKENPVGGVGAGNWQIFFPKYGLQHFIQTNYLISDGYTTFQRPHNDFLWIWSELGLLPLLAYIGICIVGVFYAVSNVKKADTMKQKIVSAGFLMAVIGYVCIGLVDFPLERSEHQFFFFLVLSIICHTHLTYHKSKTTYKSTGLLLLIVIAGIFNITVFTKRVNAETHAHQLLIAHSKNNWSLMVKEAKKATNYFYTIDNFSIPLQWYAGVAYSALNSPAETKVQFENAYAVNPYQIHVLNNIASANEMEGKHDLAIQYYNEALAISPFQPDALLNKSAALFNKGLVDEAFLNILKFKFDSTNDQFKNYYLAIAKAKFEKDLTNKKPDATKLPFELSDIKNDTVLLNKFNELKKVYLASYH; encoded by the coding sequence ATGTTACCCAGACAAATTTGGTTTACCGGATTTACGTTAGTGTGTACCAGCATTTTACTATTTACCAAATCAAAAAGCATTGCATTAACACCCATTCATTGGGCTTTATTGGTTATTATTATACTGAGTGGCTTTTCCATTACGTATGCTTTTAATGCTGCTGAAGCTATTTATACTTTTAATAAATGGTTGCTGTATGCCAGCCTGTTTACCTTGCTTTTAATGCTGTTACAAAATGGCTTAATTGACTTAGCCATTATTAGTAAAGCGGTTTTGGTATTGTTGGTAATAGCCTGTGGTTTTCAAGTATATGAGTTTATACAAAAAGGTAGTTTTAAATTGTTAGAAGGTAAAAAGCTGTATGAAATAAACAGCCTTTTTGGACATAAAAACTTATTCTCTTCTATTGTTTTCTTATGCTTTCCTTTTCTTATTTATTTAATACTTCAAGCAAAAAAATGGTTACAAATAGTAAGTATTGCAGTGCTTTTAATAGCTTTGGCTTTATTGGTTTTAATACAAACCAAAGCGGTATTATTGGCTCTTGTGATAGGTATTGGTGTGAGTGGATTTGCTTTGTTTAACCATATTCCAATCAGCAAAAAAGTAAAGATTGTAAGCGTTTTGGTGTTTATAGCGGCTATTGTTTTTTTAGCCTATATCGGCAGAAACAAACTTACCTTATTGAGCAATAATGATACGGTGAAGGAACGCATATTGTTATGGAACAATACTTGGCAAATGATTAAAGAAAACCCTGTTGGGGGGGTAGGTGCAGGTAACTGGCAAATATTTTTTCCTAAATATGGCTTACAGCATTTTATTCAAACCAACTATTTAATTAGTGATGGTTACACTACTTTCCAAAGACCTCACAATGATTTTTTATGGATTTGGAGTGAACTGGGCTTATTACCTTTATTGGCTTATATAGGTATATGTATAGTGGGTGTTTTTTATGCCGTCAGCAATGTAAAAAAAGCCGATACTATGAAACAGAAAATAGTTTCGGCTGGTTTTTTAATGGCCGTAATTGGTTACGTATGTATTGGTTTGGTTGATTTTCCATTGGAAAGAAGTGAACACCAATTTTTCTTTTTTCTGGTATTGTCTATCATTTGCCATACACATTTAACATATCATAAAAGTAAAACTACTTACAAATCAACAGGGTTATTGCTGCTTATTGTTATAGCGGGTATATTTAATATAACGGTATTTACCAAACGAGTTAATGCGGAAACACATGCGCACCAATTGCTTATAGCACACAGCAAAAACAACTGGAGTCTAATGGTTAAGGAAGCTAAAAAAGCCACTAACTATTTTTACACTATTGATAATTTTTCTATACCTCTTCAATGGTATGCGGGTGTGGCTTACTCAGCATTAAACAGTCCGGCTGAGACTAAAGTACAATTTGAAAATGCGTATGCTGTTAACCCTTATCAAATACATGTTTTAAACAATATTGCTTCAGCAAATGAAATGGAAGGCAAGCATGATTTAGCTATTCAGTACTACAATGAAGCTTTGGCTATTTCGCCTTTTCAGCCTGATGCATTATTGAATAAAAGTGCCGCTTTGTTTAACAAGGGGTTGGTTGATGAAGCCTTTTTAAACATTCTTAAATTTAAATTTGACAGTACAAACGACCAATTTAAAAACTATTATTTAGCTATTGCCAAAGCGAAGTTTGAAAAGGATTTAACGAATAAAAAGCCGGATGCAACAAAACTACCTTTTGAGTTGTCTGATATAAAAAATGACACAGTACTACTAAATAAGTTTAATGAATTAAAAAAAGTTTATCTAGCTTCGTACCACTAA
- the rsmH gene encoding 16S rRNA (cytosine(1402)-N(4))-methyltransferase RsmH → MYHNPVMLNECLEALNIKPDGVYVDITFGGGGHSRAILNKLGKKGKLIVFDQDEDAKRNLINDERFIFIDQNFEFLKNHIQYQGFDKVDGLLGDLGVSSHQFDEGERGFSIRFDEAKLDMRMSQHQTLSAFEVVNNYTAENLANVLYKYGELHNSRKMAADIIAARNGKAIETIGDFKAAIKHLAPKFKDFKFYAQVFQAIRIEVNNELQVLERMLLQCGDIIKPAGKLVIMSYHSLEDRLVKNYMNSGNFLGELDKDFFGNINRPFNPLNKKAIVASDSEQEENNRSRSAKLRVAEKI, encoded by the coding sequence ATGTATCATAATCCAGTCATGTTAAACGAATGCTTAGAGGCATTAAACATAAAGCCCGATGGCGTTTATGTGGATATAACATTTGGTGGAGGCGGACATAGCAGAGCTATATTAAATAAGTTAGGTAAAAAAGGTAAGTTAATAGTTTTTGATCAGGACGAAGATGCCAAACGTAATTTAATAAACGATGAGCGTTTCATTTTCATAGATCAGAATTTTGAGTTTTTAAAAAACCATATACAATACCAGGGTTTTGATAAGGTAGATGGTTTGTTGGGCGATTTAGGTGTTTCATCACATCAGTTTGATGAAGGCGAAAGAGGTTTTTCCATTCGCTTTGATGAGGCAAAATTAGATATGCGCATGAGCCAGCATCAAACTTTATCAGCGTTTGAAGTAGTTAATAATTATACCGCTGAAAACTTAGCCAATGTATTATATAAATATGGTGAGTTGCATAACTCCCGTAAAATGGCAGCCGATATAATAGCTGCCAGAAACGGAAAAGCCATTGAAACCATTGGCGATTTTAAAGCAGCTATTAAACACTTAGCACCCAAGTTTAAAGATTTTAAGTTTTATGCCCAGGTATTCCAGGCTATAAGAATAGAAGTAAACAATGAGTTGCAGGTGTTGGAAAGAATGTTGCTACAATGTGGCGATATTATTAAGCCCGCAGGCAAGTTGGTTATTATGAGTTACCATTCATTAGAAGATAGATTGGTGAAAAACTATATGAACAGTGGCAACTTTTTAGGTGAATTAGACAAGGATTTTTTTGGCAATATCAATAGGCCATTTAATCCTTTAAATAAAAAAGCCATAGTAGCTTCTGATAGTGAACAGGAAGAAAACAACAGGTCTAGAAGTGCTAAGTTAAGAGTAGCTGAAAAAATATAA
- the gldA gene encoding gliding motility-associated ABC transporter ATP-binding subunit GldA translates to MTIKVESLTKIYGSQKALDSISFEAHKGEILGFLGPNGAGKSTTMKILTGYIPGTSGKAFINGNEINENSIAIRKEVGYLPELNPLYTDMYVKEYLVFIANTYGLKQSANEAAESMITKTGLTAERNKKIGQLSKGYKQRVGLAAAMIHNPSVLILDEPTSGLDPNQVTEIRHLIKEISKDKTVILSSHIMQEVEAMCNRVVIINKGKIVADNTIEKLQQALSKEFIIDVEFKNNPSPSELQAIDKAFKISTTKNGFTIRAAYDAREKIAQQAAQNNWLVLSMHLEESSLEEVFQSLTK, encoded by the coding sequence ATGACAATTAAAGTAGAAAGTTTAACAAAAATATATGGCAGCCAAAAAGCTTTAGATAGCATTAGTTTTGAAGCACATAAAGGCGAAATATTAGGCTTTTTAGGACCAAACGGTGCAGGGAAATCAACCACGATGAAAATACTGACGGGTTATATTCCAGGCACTAGCGGCAAAGCATTTATAAACGGAAACGAAATAAATGAAAACAGTATTGCTATTAGAAAAGAGGTAGGTTATTTACCTGAGCTGAATCCGCTTTATACGGATATGTATGTAAAGGAGTATTTGGTTTTTATAGCCAATACTTATGGTTTAAAGCAAAGTGCAAACGAAGCTGCGGAAAGCATGATAACTAAAACAGGACTAACTGCTGAACGCAACAAAAAAATAGGCCAGTTAAGTAAAGGATACAAACAAAGAGTGGGCTTAGCAGCCGCTATGATTCACAACCCAAGTGTACTTATTTTAGACGAACCTACCAGTGGATTAGACCCAAACCAGGTAACTGAAATAAGGCATTTAATTAAGGAAATAAGCAAAGACAAAACAGTTATACTTTCTAGCCATATTATGCAGGAGGTGGAAGCCATGTGTAACCGAGTGGTAATTATTAATAAAGGTAAAATTGTAGCGGACAATACGATTGAAAAGCTACAACAAGCATTAAGCAAGGAGTTTATTATAGATGTAGAGTTTAAAAACAATCCTAGCCCAAGTGAGTTGCAAGCTATTGACAAAGCATTTAAAATAAGTACTACTAAAAACGGATTTACCATCAGGGCAGCTTACGATGCAAGGGAAAAAATTGCGCAGCAGGCGGCTCAAAACAATTGGTTGGTTTTATCTATGCATTTAGAAGAAAGTTCGTTGGAAGAGGTGTTTCAAAGTTTAACCAAATAA
- a CDS encoding T9SS type A sorting domain-containing protein, with translation MKIKFTLTYLLLFLGLGVFAQTFTINPTNANKGQSLPVTITGVGTNFASGTNTITFVRQGSATTAITVSNLTVINNNLMAGMLSVGSNAIAAAYRVSIASTVNPTINLANGFTVNSASSTASLTAIAPNTGAQGQSLAVSITGTNTHFNSASNTVKFFSQGTESFDIYELYNTPFGSGILSSNLLISPNAPTGVYSVGVENSVDGLLMLNNSFTITANNKSLTTVTPNHAEQGTLGELSVTITGLNTQFNTGSPTFYFIRQGSPTANIEVASVTATSATSVNLKLRIHYNAPIGLYDIGYFNIDDGAVLKSDAFTIDPSTGIKEIDLKATKIYPNPASKQVTIESKQNIETITLFDVTGKEMGHKTPERETQTYELNLTDLAIPKGIYFIKVVSHDGSVTKKIIIE, from the coding sequence ATGAAAATAAAATTTACCCTCACTTACTTATTGTTGTTTTTAGGACTTGGCGTATTTGCCCAAACCTTTACAATAAACCCAACCAATGCCAACAAAGGACAAAGCTTACCTGTTACCATAACAGGGGTTGGTACTAATTTCGCCAGTGGAACAAACACCATTACCTTTGTAAGACAAGGTTCTGCTACCACTGCTATTACTGTTTCTAACCTTACTGTTATTAATAACAACTTAATGGCCGGTATGCTTAGCGTTGGCTCTAATGCCATTGCAGCAGCTTACAGAGTAAGTATTGCAAGCACAGTAAACCCTACTATTAATTTAGCCAATGGCTTTACCGTTAACAGCGCTTCATCAACAGCAAGTTTAACGGCTATAGCTCCAAATACAGGAGCACAAGGACAAAGCTTAGCAGTTTCTATTACGGGTACCAATACACATTTTAACAGTGCCAGCAATACAGTGAAATTTTTCTCGCAGGGAACAGAATCGTTTGATATTTATGAACTGTACAACACTCCGTTTGGCAGTGGTATATTGTCTTCCAATTTATTAATAAGTCCAAATGCACCTACCGGGGTTTATTCTGTTGGTGTTGAGAACAGTGTAGATGGTTTATTAATGTTAAACAACTCGTTTACCATTACGGCCAACAACAAATCGCTTACTACTGTTACGCCTAACCATGCCGAACAAGGAACTCTAGGGGAACTTTCTGTTACCATTACCGGTTTAAACACGCAGTTTAATACAGGTAGCCCTACTTTTTATTTTATACGCCAGGGTAGTCCAACGGCTAATATAGAAGTGGCGAGTGTAACAGCTACCTCGGCCACATCGGTTAATCTTAAATTGCGTATTCACTATAATGCACCTATTGGCTTGTACGATATTGGCTACTTTAATATTGATGACGGTGCTGTTTTAAAATCGGATGCATTTACGATAGACCCTAGTACCGGCATTAAAGAAATAGATTTAAAAGCTACAAAAATTTATCCGAACCCTGCCAGCAAACAGGTAACTATTGAAAGCAAGCAAAATATTGAAACCATTACGCTGTTTGACGTTACGGGTAAAGAAATGGGCCATAAAACCCCAGAAAGGGAAACACAAACGTATGAGTTAAACTTAACGGATTTGGCTATACCAAAAGGCATTTACTTTATAAAAGTAGTAAGCCACGATGGATCAGTTACCAAGAAAATCATTATAGAATAA
- a CDS encoding FtsL-like putative cell division protein: MSNKIIIGDEPEVKETAKPDTKIIEGAVKRLSDIDFKLNSNALFAQMPFIIFGCGLIAILIWSSHNNDQLNKKIDQLTKENKELRNQYIITLSEMMNASRQSAIADKLKEFRKAEYTKGDTDYVKEATIPPVKITIK, translated from the coding sequence GTGAGTAACAAAATAATAATAGGCGATGAACCTGAAGTAAAGGAAACAGCAAAGCCCGACACCAAAATAATAGAAGGTGCCGTGAAACGCTTATCTGATATAGACTTCAAGTTGAACTCAAATGCGCTGTTTGCGCAAATGCCGTTTATTATTTTTGGTTGTGGTTTAATCGCCATTTTAATATGGAGTAGTCATAACAACGACCAGCTGAATAAAAAGATAGACCAGTTAACAAAAGAAAACAAAGAGTTACGTAACCAGTATATAATAACTTTAAGCGAAATGATGAATGCCAGCAGGCAATCAGCTATAGCCGATAAGTTAAAAGAGTTTCGCAAAGCAGAGTATACAAAAGGCGATACTGATTACGTAAAAGAAGCAACAATACCACCCGTAAAAATAACTATAAAGTAA
- the mraZ gene encoding division/cell wall cluster transcriptional repressor MraZ — translation MLNLHGEYECKLDAKGRLIVPAALKKQLPAEAKDAFFINRGFEKCCVLYPANEWDNIAGEINKLSDYIKKEREFKRYFLRGASRLEMDTASRILLPKPLQEYAGLNGGELVLLAYGNKIEVWSKAEYDNMLSAEPEDFSALAEEVMTKKKNEEQ, via the coding sequence TTGCTCAATCTCCACGGTGAATATGAATGTAAATTAGATGCTAAAGGCAGGTTAATAGTGCCTGCAGCATTGAAAAAGCAACTTCCTGCAGAAGCGAAGGATGCTTTCTTCATCAATCGTGGGTTCGAAAAGTGTTGTGTATTGTACCCCGCTAACGAGTGGGATAACATAGCTGGAGAAATAAATAAACTGAGTGATTACATAAAAAAAGAGCGTGAGTTTAAACGCTACTTTTTAAGAGGAGCAAGCAGATTGGAAATGGATACAGCCAGTCGTATTCTTTTGCCAAAACCATTGCAAGAGTATGCAGGCTTAAATGGCGGAGAGTTGGTGTTGTTGGCATATGGTAACAAAATAGAAGTTTGGAGCAAAGCAGAATACGATAATATGTTAAGTGCAGAGCCGGAAGATTTTAGTGCTTTAGCCGAAGAGGTAATGACTAAAAAGAAAAACGAAGAACAATAG